The genome window CAAGGGCCCCAGTGGCCAAACTTCTGCAGGCAGCCAAACAGAAGCTAACGAGCTGGAAGAGAATTCACAGATACAGTGTCTGGAGAGGGAGGAGCAGAAGGCTTCAGATACACAGAGTGTCTTACtactgaaagaaacagaaatacagaaaattggCTTTCTTCAGGAAAATGGAATCAGCTTCCAAGATGAGCCTCAGGGAAGCCCTGGCACCTCTCAGTCTCAAGAGCTGATCAAGTTACAAAACCAAATTACAGAACTGCAAATAATTCTGCAGAAATCAGAAGAATCCTTTAGGAAAGAACTAGgagaaaaatgtgcagaaataaATAGGCTAAACCAGTTGGCTGAggaatacaggaaaaaaacagaggatCCTGACAGTACATTTTGTGTTTTGACTGATGAACAAGATCAGCTCTTGTGTCAGGCCAAAGAACTTTCTACCATAACAGAACTGAAGGAGCAAGTGAAGCAACTGGAGGAAGAGCTGGCTctttcagaaaagcagagacTGTCTGACAGTCAAAGCAGCCTTCTAAGAGAGCAAATCCAGAGccttaaaaatgaatttaaatccAAGGATATAAAAATTGAAGCTTTGCAAAAGGACTTGGATGAAGCACAACTTCAGCTTTCTGACCAGGACATACAACTAAAGGATCTGAGAAGCCAGGTTGAGACAAAGGAATGTGAAGTACTTGATCTAGGACAACTTTTGAGGAAGAATACAGCAGAGATGGAAGAGCTTTCCCACAAATTAACCTTAAAGGGACACGAGGCAGCAAGCCTGGAACAGCTTGTTGCTGAGCACACCAGGTCTATAGAGAACCTGCAACAAGCCTTGCAGGAAAAGGACCGACAGATGGCAGAGATCAGTGTCAGCATGTCTGAGAAAATGGTCCTGCTGAATGAAGAGAAATTTGCTCTAGGAAATGAGCTGAAGAGTCTTAAGGAGCAGACAAGTCTGTTATTAAAAtcccaggaagaaaaagaacagaacatAGGAGCAAAAGATACATGTCTGAAGTGTGGGGTATCCAAGCAGCAGAATGAGACAGAAGCAGTGAGtaaagaaaatgaggaattaGTAAATCAAGTTGAActtctgagaaaagaaaatgagcaagTAAAGCGGAAGCTGCAAGCAGTATTTGTGAACAGGAAGGAGCTTCTGAAGAAGGTAACCAGATTGGAGAATGAATTAGAACAACTGAGTAGAGAACAAAAATCAGAAACCTCAGTggctcaggcagctgcaggggaggaaGACATGAGAAGCATGATCAGCAAAGAAATGGGTCTTGAAAACCAGCCCCGGGAGGACTATCTAATTCAGCTGCTTTCTGAAAAGGAATCTGAGCTGCAGAGCATCcggaaggaaaaagaaactacTGAAGCACGACTGCAGGCAGTGATTGAGGAAATGAGTCAAAGCTTGCAAGATAAGGCAAACACTGCTTCAGTTAAAGATGAAATCTTTAAAGATGAAATCATGGAGCATCAGACAATTCCTGACAAAGTAACTGAAACCAACGAAAGCCCAGAAGAtgatgaagaaaatgagaaacataGTTCAGCAGGTacaaatttggaagaaaaacaaaagtctGCACTTGAAGAAAAGATTTCAGTTCTTgaacaagaaaaagaacaacttCAAAAAAAACTTCAAGAAGCTCTCATATCTCGCAAAGACACTATAAAAAAGGCTCAAGAAAAAGACAGGCATCACAGAGAACAATTGAAACAGCAAAAAGATGATTACAACATCCTGCAAGAACAATTTGATcagcaaagcaaagagaaagacAGTATCCAGGCTCAGCTCAGACAGCTCCAAGAGCAGAAAGGATCAGCAGAGAGTATTTTTAGGAGTCAAGGTGGGTTGGATTCTTCATGCATAGAAGCAGAAGATACAACAATTAACAAGCTTGTACAAGTTGCAGATATTTCTGAGGAAGAGTGGAAAAAACACCTTGACAAATTGCAGatggagaaagagaaattggAATGTAGTGTCAGCCATATGCAAAGGGAGCTTGCTCACAAATCAGAATTAATCTTTGATTTGCAACAGCACATAGCGCAGTTGTTTGTAGAGATAGAAGGGCTGAAGAGAACCTCCGACCAAGCTGAAGCTAAGGGAGCAAGTCTTCAGACAGAACTGGAGGAGAATCAAGGAAAAATTTCTGGAGTGGCCAGTCTGGCAGACTTGAAAATTCTTGTGCACCAAAAGGATGAAGAAATTGAATTCCTTAGCCAGCAGTTAAAGGAGAAAAGTGACACTCTCAATAATGTGCAGGCACAGTTGCTGGAAAAAGAGGAATCAGTCCAAAGACTGTGTAGTCAGTTGGAGGCTCAGGCTCAGGTGCATGAGGAACAAAACAAGCGACTACAAACAGAGATGCTTGAAATTCAGGAGAAGCAAGAGGACAATGCAGAAGCAGCTAAGCAGAAGAATCAAATGCAGAGAAAGTTGCAAGCAGCACTTATCTCTAGAAAAGAGGCACTAAAGGAGAGCAAATCTCTAAAAGAAGAGCTGGCTAATGCTAAAATTACTATTGACAGTCTTTCTGTCAAGCTGACAAATATGGAAAGCCAAATATGTGGCCATGTTAAAGAAACAGATACCTTAACAGAAAAGTTAGCTTGCCTCACTGGAGAGCGagaaaaaattactgcagaaaTTGATAAGCTACTTGGAGAAAATCAGAATCTTGATGGATGCTGTAAAAACCTTACACTTACTCTGGATAGAGTTGTTCTAgagaaggagaagctggagaaggaggtggAATCGTTGAAGAGCTTTCAAGCCACTGAGAGTTCTGAGTGGCAGGAGAAATACAAGGAGCTTCAGGGAGAATATGAAACTCTGCTGCAGTCATATGAGAATGTGAGTAATGAGGCTGAGCGAATTCAGCGCGTGTTGGAAACTGttaggcaggaaaagcaggaaattttCATTCAGCTAAAAGGGGCTGAAGcaaaaaaacaggaaacagaTAAGCAGCTACAAGAAGCTGAACAGAAAATTGAtgaaatgaaggagaaaatgaggaaatttGCAAAATCAAAGCAACAAAAGATCCTGGAACTAGAGGAGGAGAATGAGAAGCTTAGAGCAGAGATGCATTTTACAAATGGAGAGCTGCACAGGACTGGAGAGGGCTTTACAAACACTAGCCTGAGAGAAGACCTGGAGTGCTCTAGGAGGGAGTGCCAGTCTCTTTCTACTCAGCTTGAGACAGTAATGGCTGAAAAGGAGTCTCTGAATCAAGAGATTGTGGACTTGAAGTGCCTTTTGCAGGTAACAGAGTCTAagctgaaggaaagcagagaactTGTAGACAGCTGTGTTGCCCAGCAGACAGCGGAGGAAGAAACTGATAAGGCAGTTGCCACACCATCACCAGCAGAAGAGTCTGAAAATCAAGTGGACGTATCTTTTCGACCAGAGCCTcgtgctgcagagctggaacaaGAGGCACTTGAAAGTGAGAGACCTTGTGAGGATCCTGGTCTCTACAGACAGCAAATAGCTGAGCTCACTAAGCGAATCACAGAGATGGAAGATAATAGAAGGGCTTCAGAGCAACAGCTGGGTGACATCCGCAGGTGTGTTGAGACTTTAGCAGGTGAGAAAAGGGCTTTGGAGCACCAAATGGGAGAGAAAGTCCATGAAGTGAATGATTTGCAGGCTACGGTAGCAAAGATGGAGCAGAAGGTCCAAGAAGCCAGAGACGACCTCATCAGAATGACAGCACTGAAGGATGCTCTAGAGGCTGAAAAGGATGACTTGGAAGAAAGGCTCATGAATCAGCTGGCAGAACTTAATGGAAGTATTGGAAACTATCAGCAAGATGCAACAGACTTCCAAATCAAAAATGATCAACTGAAACATGAGCTTCAGACTTTGCAGAGAATGATGCACGaactggaggaggagaaaagtcAGATGGCAAAGAAGAAAAGCGAAGCAagttcagaaaagcaaaaggaatttGTAGGAAAGCTAAAATGCAACTGGAGAGGAGAAAGCAGCACACATATAAAGGAGCTTCAAGAActgctgaaacagaaacagcaggagattaagcagctgcagaaggacTGTATCAAAAGCCAGGAAAAGAACAGTAGTTTAGAAAGGACTGTTAAAGCTCTGGAATTTCTGCAGAGTGAGACTCAGAAAGAGGTAGAAGCAGCCAAAGAAACTTCAGCTAAAGCAGTTGAAGACACCAAGAAAGCCCAGGCAGAGCTTGCTCGCTGCAGAGTAGTGTTGGATGACACTCAGAGTGAGGCAGCAAGGGTTTTAGCTGAGAGTATCAAAGTGAAGGAAGAGTTACAAGCAAACAAAGagcaaattaaaattcaaatgaagaaaaaggatgAGGACTTTGAGAGAAGACTGGAAcaggaaaaagacaagcacTTAAAGGAGATCAAAAACATGGAAGCAAAGCTGGCAGCATTGCAGAGAGAGAAGGACCATATGGAAACAACAGTTGGTGATCTGCAGGACTCCTTGAAGACAAAGGATCAAGAAGCCAAGCAACTGGAAGGCAATCTAAACAAAACACTAGCCCAGCTTGCAGCCTTCACCAGGAGCATGTCTTCTCTTCAGGATGATAGGGATAGAGTGATAGATGAATCAAAAACATGGGAGAAGAAATTCACTGAAACTAttcaaaagaaggaagaagaaatacGTTGGAAAGAGGAAGCTTGTACTGTGCTACAGGACCAGGTGAAACAAATGACCATGCGTGTGGAGGAACTCCAGACTCAAATATCCAGGTAAAtaagctgtgtcaggggagctTTGTCAGGAAGAGGTTACTTTGCATTTGTTATCTGCACAAGGACATGAGGTGATCACTCTACAATAGTCCTTCTTCATGTCCTTAGGATACCTGTGTTAAATCTGTTCTCTGTGGCAAGCACTCACCATCTGAATACTCTCCAGAGTATTTCAAATTTCAGATTAATTAAAGAGTTTCTTTTGCACCGAGTTTTTGCACTGAGAAGTCAAGAGAGCATTGGGATACGTAATTCCAGTTTAGtcccaaaataaattttgtggGGAAGATGGAGCTATGGAAACCTATCAAAATGTGTATACAGCTGTGTATTTCCAAATTTCAAAACCGAACCATTCTAAAATgagtaaaatgtttttttatatATGCTGTATCTTTGTATGATGAAGCATTAAATGGACATTAAAGGTGCCAGAACAGCAATTTCATTGTGGGGTGGCATGGAGTTGTTTTTATTGTTAGCTACAATGGACGAGAGAAGTAATTGAGAGAAGTAATGTAATGACAGGGGGTGATAACATCCAGTGTTTAAGTGAACACTTTTTCCAGTATTGACATGAACAACTTTAAAAGAATATATTCCCCTGCCACCACCCCTTTAAGGCAGTAGTACAGTCAGAACTTTAAAAGATATCTTGAATTTTACATTGAGATATATTTCTAGCTTGctttctttaattaaaacaaattctgtGGCTTTTCTAAATTAGTATAAGAACAGAATTAGTGTGGCTTTAGATACTGAGATACTTTGTGGATTTTTGACCAACttaatcttttcttttcagGCTGGAATGCAACAAGAAAGACTGGGAGGTTGATTTCAGGAAGGAGATTCAGCATCATCAAAAGACATGTGAAATgttgcaggaggaaaaaaaagagcttttgaCTCAGCTTGAAGGGTCTCAGGAACTGTACAGCAAGTCTCAGAAtgaacagcaggagctggagtcagAAATCAGCAGCCTAAGAGACCAGCTTGCTGACTTACAGAATTCCTTCACCAAATGTGAGCTggccagggaagagctggggaCTGTGATCAAGCAACAAGAGATGAGTATCCAGAATTTTAAACTCAACTGTGAGCAGCTTGAAGCTGACCTGCAGGCTTCCAAGGACCTAACAAATAAGCTGCATGAAGAAATTAGTGCCAAAGATCAAAAGATCATGAGTTTGCTGTCTGCCAAAGAAGAAGCAGTAGTGGCTGCTCTAGCTGAATTACAGCAGCAACATTCTGAAGAGATGAAAGAGTTGGAGTGCAGGCTAAGTAAGGAGGAAGACAATAAAAAAGCCTTGGAAAATGAGAAGCACAAATTTCTTGACCAACTCAATCATCTCACTGAAAAGATGAAGATAAGCAGAGAAGAAAGTAAGCAGCAGAAGGCACAACTGGACTCCTTCACCAAGTCCATGTCATCTCTGCAGGACGACCGAGACCGCATCCTGAGGGACTACAAGCAGCTCGAGGAACGCCATCTTGGTATAATCTTGGAAAAAGACCAGCTAATTcaagaggctgctgctgaaaacaACAAACTCAAGGAAGAAATTAGAAGTTTCCATGGCCAGATGGATGACCTCAACTCTGAGAATGCCAAGCTGAATGCAGAGTTGGTGCGCTACAGAGAAGACCTTAACCAAGTAATTTCAATAAAAGACTCCCAACAGAAGCAACTTCTCAACACACAGCTTCAGCGGATCCAAACTCTGGAAAATGAGAAGGCAACCAtagaaacacagctgaaagagTCTGAGCATACTCAGGATGACCTCAGGAAGTGCATGGAAGCCTTAAGAGAGGATAAAGCCAGTATGTCTCAAGAGATTGACACTCTTAGGTCCTCTCTGTCACGGGTGCGGAGTGAGATGGCAGCATTACATGAGGGGAGTCCCATCGTGGAGTGTCAGGCAGAACTGAAGGCTCGAGAGAAAGAGGTACAGCAACTGAATCATGAGCTTTCCCTCTCCCAGAAAAGAATAAGAGAACTTGAGGGGGATCTAGACTGTGTTCAGAGGGATGCAGCCAAGAGAGTGGGAGAGGCTGAGGACAGGCTTCGGAAGGAACTGAAGCACCTGCATCACGACGCAGGGATAATGAGGAACGAAACCGAGACAGCTGAAGAGAGAGTAGCAGAGTTGGCACGGGACTTGATGGAAATGGAACAGAAATTGCTTGAAGTCAAAGATGAAAACAAAGATCTTAGAGCTCAAATTCAGTCTTTTGGGAGGTCCATGAGCTCTCTTCAGGATAGCCGAGACCAGGCCAATGAAGAGCTTCatcttttgaaacagaaatattctaCAGACTTAGAGGAACAGAAGAGTCTAGTGCAGACTCTTCAGAAACAGATGGGTCAGCTACAAGAGGAGCAATGTTCCACTGTCAGGGACCGAGATATGGTCAGGTCTGAGCTGACAGAACTGCAGAAGGCTATTGATGAAAGAGGTCTCTTGGCCCAGATTGAGGAACTTaatcagcagctcagagctAAAGATGATGAGCTTCTCCACTTATCTTTGGAATTGGAAGGCTCTTCCAACCAAGTCAAATCCTTCTCCAAGGCTATGGCAAGCCTGCAGAATGACCGAGACCGTCTGCTGAATGAGTTGGACAAAACGCGTAAGATCGAAGAAGTGAAGCAACAAGCAGAAGGGAGCATTTCCACCACTGCTTTGGAAGTGCAGAGTCTGAAGAAGGCACTGGCCTCCTTGCAGAGTGACAGAGACAGAGTAGTAAGTCCATGTTCTCTCTTCCTGCTCTTATTTTAAGCACCAGAGGAGGTTTGGATCTTCAAGTCTTAAAATTCAGCGATCTTCTGATAATTGCAATGTGATGCATAGATCAGGCTGCAtcttcatggaatcacagaatagttgaGATTCAAAGGGTCTTCTGGAGATCTtctagtccaacccccctgcacAAACAAGGCTTGCTGGAATAGGCTGCTTGTACAATGTCctgttgcatttttaatatctcCATAAGTAAACattccacagcttctctggccaaCCTGTTTTTTCATGTATCTGGAAACGGTTTCCAGAATTAGTTTCTCCCTGACTttcccagggatggagatgaGGCTGACCAGACTGCAGGTTCACAATTCTCCTTTCTTGCCCTTCTTGTAGGTAGGGatgacatttgctttcttccagtcTTCAGGAACTTCTTGGGTCACCATGACCTTTCAAAGGTAATGGAGTTGCCTCCCGATGACCTTAGCATTTGTGGGCATGCTCCATCAGACCCCATGAATCTGGTATGGGCCATCTGTATTATTTTCTCTGGCAGGGAGGCTGTGATTCTATTGTTAACTTCCAAGGGTGGTTTCTCTGTTAGCTTGgtttaaaatatgaaatcatGGGAATAAGGTCCCTGTTAACCTGCGTAGTTCACATCTGTGTCAGCTCATTTGATTTGCCTTAGATTTCTAAGAGACCAGAACAAAGGCTTgagtttcctcctcctcttggcATCTGACTTTCAAAGCAGATACAAGACATTGCAGATTCCTTCTGACATTCTTGCCTGCACACTggatgtgtctgtgtttgtATGGTCTCTGGCACAGTGCAGCCCAGCAACTTCCAGAGGTCTCCTTGCTGGTCAGGAGACAAACTCTGACAGTCATGTCCCACTGCCACTCACTGAGCACAGTCCTGTCTCCAGAGTCAGCCATGTCTTCTTGTCTTCAAAAACAATTGCAGTGATGCATGTGTAACAACAACTTATTTCTAATTATAGCCTGACTGGAATTGGAGAGCCAAAAGGATTTTACTTATCAGTTTCCTGGTTTACAGTAAATACCAACTCCAGGAGTTACGCTTAACCAGCTCCTTCTGTGTCACTTAGTTTTCCTCTGAGTAAGATAATTATTATTGTAGTCTGGAGTCTTTTTGTTAGTGTATTTCACATCTTCATGGGAGGGCTCAAAACACACTGCCCTCATTACCAGTAGAATTGTCTGAGGGCTTTTTTCTGAGCAGTTTTTAGTACACTGCTGTATTTGATTCCGTTTTTAGTTCCTCTGTCATCTGAATGTCACCCTTTTCTCCCTCCAGACACCACAGTAAGAAATGCTCTTAAACAGTTCTAAGTATTAAATCTGATGCTTGCTCAGTTGTCACATAATGATGTTTCTCTTTAATCACAGGTAAGAGAGCTGGAGAATCTGCAGCAGCAATACATCCTTGTTGGGGTGGAAGCTGCTGAGAATTCTCGCCTaaaggcacagctgcagcagtgggagcaaGAGGCAGACAAACAGCTTCGTCTgcaagagcagctgaggcaggaaggagctgtgtaCCAGCAGGAGCTCCAGCGGCTCAGGTGAGCTGTCTGTCTGCTTCCTGCCTCGGCGACGTTGCCGATGTGTTTGTTTCTCTCAAAGGGCGGTTGTGGGCAGAGGTGGAGGGAATGCTGAGAACCTcacctggcacaggtgacactgagcaccctgccctggccaggagAGGACCTGGGATTCCCTCACCCAGCTTCTGCCTCAGAATTACAGCCCAGCAGCTTGGAGGTCAATGCCTGTGTGAAATAGatcagggatgtttttgttttatttccttcatcCAGCGGTGGTCAGTATCATCTGTTGGAGAGGAAACTGAGGCTGTTTCTTGTATTGGAATTTATGTATATGATCACAGTACTCTCCAttccaagctgctgctgaacacCCTTTATTATCCCACTGATAGCATA of Molothrus ater isolate BHLD 08-10-18 breed brown headed cowbird chromosome 5, BPBGC_Mater_1.1, whole genome shotgun sequence contains these proteins:
- the GOLGB1 gene encoding golgin subfamily B member 1; this translates as MLSRLSGLANTVLQELSGDDGDAVTEPSIAVEALQSEAESMEEAPEEVLERLAQTEKLVVQLKDLIREKDALLQEKETVLKREREAADAKLMKLKLQAKAKLASLNKRIEELTEKGAPLPTQASAEELEDPKKNENTSEGHREEVEVLKKQLREREETVQDLKKQLAVAEVNLKDAEIKYATQLSSLREVVQEKEALLEEQVHQHQAELLKMVVQSDMEVEMQQNLRTLQRKLEEQEAALLGRTQVVELLQQELHTAEKQNQTLQDQCQKMEVELSSMRDVLNAERRGARDLREKMELELAERKLSSHRLQEELQCLSEQLEEARRAQAELEVKYKDLEQARRLEVEEKNRLLSCLVVAEEELPCGRAVPGAEQEQLEQDVGQPSVPAVGHGARDELLQKSEEFVCCQDELKSQAQVQLSELEQQDESASQKKIVDQEDQNETSFLPTENLERQKREEIPHLQLVLRESQQEAVMVTEDAEQNKNIGAEAKLQDLWTVEAPASYVDCASSTGVPGELVNSEMQKPFGDTSVLSEARTDVFTNRSKQFTEESCPPGILDYIAAEKQKELSVLLLELKEAQEEITFLKSQLKGPSGQTSAGSQTEANELEENSQIQCLEREEQKASDTQSVLLLKETEIQKIGFLQENGISFQDEPQGSPGTSQSQELIKLQNQITELQIILQKSEESFRKELGEKCAEINRLNQLAEEYRKKTEDPDSTFCVLTDEQDQLLCQAKELSTITELKEQVKQLEEELALSEKQRLSDSQSSLLREQIQSLKNEFKSKDIKIEALQKDLDEAQLQLSDQDIQLKDLRSQVETKECEVLDLGQLLRKNTAEMEELSHKLTLKGHEAASLEQLVAEHTRSIENLQQALQEKDRQMAEISVSMSEKMVLLNEEKFALGNELKSLKEQTSLLLKSQEEKEQNIGAKDTCLKCGVSKQQNETEAVSKENEELVNQVELLRKENEQVKRKLQAVFVNRKELLKKVTRLENELEQLSREQKSETSVAQAAAGEEDMRSMISKEMGLENQPREDYLIQLLSEKESELQSIRKEKETTEARLQAVIEEMSQSLQDKANTASVKDEIFKDEIMEHQTIPDKVTETNESPEDDEENEKHSSAGTNLEEKQKSALEEKISVLEQEKEQLQKKLQEALISRKDTIKKAQEKDRHHREQLKQQKDDYNILQEQFDQQSKEKDSIQAQLRQLQEQKGSAESIFRSQGGLDSSCIEAEDTTINKLVQVADISEEEWKKHLDKLQMEKEKLECSVSHMQRELAHKSELIFDLQQHIAQLFVEIEGLKRTSDQAEAKGASLQTELEENQGKISGVASLADLKILVHQKDEEIEFLSQQLKEKSDTLNNVQAQLLEKEESVQRLCSQLEAQAQVHEEQNKRLQTEMLEIQEKQEDNAEAAKQKNQMQRKLQAALISRKEALKESKSLKEELANAKITIDSLSVKLTNMESQICGHVKETDTLTEKLACLTGEREKITAEIDKLLGENQNLDGCCKNLTLTLDRVVLEKEKLEKEVESLKSFQATESSEWQEKYKELQGEYETLLQSYENVSNEAERIQRVLETVRQEKQEIFIQLKGAEAKKQETDKQLQEAEQKIDEMKEKMRKFAKSKQQKILELEEENEKLRAEMHFTNGELHRTGEGFTNTSLREDLECSRRECQSLSTQLETVMAEKESLNQEIVDLKCLLQVTESKLKESRELVDSCVAQQTAEEETDKAVATPSPAEESENQVDVSFRPEPRAAELEQEALESERPCEDPGLYRQQIAELTKRITEMEDNRRASEQQLGDIRRCVETLAGEKRALEHQMGEKVHEVNDLQATVAKMEQKVQEARDDLIRMTALKDALEAEKDDLEERLMNQLAELNGSIGNYQQDATDFQIKNDQLKHELQTLQRMMHELEEEKSQMAKKKSEASSEKQKEFVGKLKCNWRGESSTHIKELQELLKQKQQEIKQLQKDCIKSQEKNSSLERTVKALEFLQSETQKEVEAAKETSAKAVEDTKKAQAELARCRVVLDDTQSEAARVLAESIKVKEELQANKEQIKIQMKKKDEDFERRLEQEKDKHLKEIKNMEAKLAALQREKDHMETTVGDLQDSLKTKDQEAKQLEGNLNKTLAQLAAFTRSMSSLQDDRDRVIDESKTWEKKFTETIQKKEEEIRWKEEACTVLQDQVKQMTMRVEELQTQISRLECNKKDWEVDFRKEIQHHQKTCEMLQEEKKELLTQLEGSQELYSKSQNEQQELESEISSLRDQLADLQNSFTKCELAREELGTVIKQQEMSIQNFKLNCEQLEADLQASKDLTNKLHEEISAKDQKIMSLLSAKEEAVVAALAELQQQHSEEMKELECRLSKEEDNKKALENEKHKFLDQLNHLTEKMKISREESKQQKAQLDSFTKSMSSLQDDRDRILRDYKQLEERHLGIILEKDQLIQEAAAENNKLKEEIRSFHGQMDDLNSENAKLNAELVRYREDLNQVISIKDSQQKQLLNTQLQRIQTLENEKATIETQLKESEHTQDDLRKCMEALREDKASMSQEIDTLRSSLSRVRSEMAALHEGSPIVECQAELKAREKEVQQLNHELSLSQKRIRELEGDLDCVQRDAAKRVGEAEDRLRKELKHLHHDAGIMRNETETAEERVAELARDLMEMEQKLLEVKDENKDLRAQIQSFGRSMSSLQDSRDQANEELHLLKQKYSTDLEEQKSLVQTLQKQMGQLQEEQCSTVRDRDMVRSELTELQKAIDERGLLAQIEELNQQLRAKDDELLHLSLELEGSSNQVKSFSKAMASLQNDRDRLLNELDKTRKIEEVKQQAEGSISTTALEVQSLKKALASLQSDRDRVVRELENLQQQYILVGVEAAENSRLKAQLQQWEQEADKQLRLQEQLRQEGAVYQQELQRLRQEKNSWEKQSSSMKEQYLMAIAEKDRELSHLQRITQEMRLPFSKAQAVEEQHQSKISPEVLKGDFSSLEAEMKHLQAQLSDSLKELHQKELRIQQLNSKLSQVFEEKNALSLQLRGSSRGTYESHQHYSEVLNRCLVLERQLQELQAADKSMELFATDAAPGAPQEKNESQRGTYTPELQELQLRLSETERLHSSIKQDMKYLEEQLEEERDRRLAAEEALFAAQDQIRRLQSSECSSSLSASIDMTPGHEQSLLIDSMDNNSSRSRSTPGLRRLLRSLFRSRAHLPLLVATYLLALHVLLFLCFTGHL